The Nitrospira tepida genome includes a window with the following:
- the msbA gene encoding lipid A export permease/ATP-binding protein MsbA, with protein MTLYLRLLKYLGSYRIRLAGAIVCAAMVAALSGVYAWLVRPVLDGIFISKDSTLLMVLPLAILAVAVLKGLFNYGQNYLMNYVGFRVVTDIRQQLFEQMVRLPVSFHDANNSGRLVSRVVNDVILMSNAVSGVLKDIFQQGLTLVVMLGVVFYQNWKLATISLLVIPFSIYTMTSMGRRLRKLASFGQERIGDMASTIQETLGAIRVVKAFNREQVERERFRTHNRAVLENLMKSIQVSSLGSSHMEVIGVIGIAGIIWYGGFLVIQGDMTPGSFFSFLTAMFMAYTPIRRLSGANNTIQQAVAAAERVFMVLDLDDEHKVDRGTLTLEPGPQSIEFRRVTFRYPGHAIAALEEIDLHVAAGEVVALVGSSGSGKTTLISLVPRFYAPTSGTVLINGQDIASYTLRSLRSQIGIVSQEVVLFDDTIRNNIAYSRDGASEEEVMRAAHAAHAHEFISKLPQGYQTIVGERGLKLSGGERQRLAIARAILKDPPILILDEATSALDSESERMVQLALSNLMKNRTTLVIAHRLSTIQKADRIVVMSRGRIVESGTHEQLLAHNGTYRRLHSMQFQDADVIR; from the coding sequence ATGACCCTGTACCTCCGGTTGCTGAAATATCTGGGCTCGTACCGGATCAGGCTGGCGGGGGCGATCGTCTGCGCGGCCATGGTGGCGGCTCTTTCGGGCGTCTACGCCTGGCTGGTTCGTCCCGTCTTGGACGGGATTTTCATCAGCAAGGATTCGACGCTGCTGATGGTATTGCCGCTCGCCATCCTGGCGGTGGCCGTGCTGAAAGGCCTGTTCAACTACGGGCAAAACTATCTGATGAACTATGTCGGCTTCCGGGTCGTGACCGATATCCGGCAGCAGCTCTTCGAGCAGATGGTCCGATTACCCGTGTCGTTTCACGACGCCAACAATTCCGGCCGGCTGGTGTCCCGCGTCGTCAACGATGTGATCCTGATGTCGAACGCGGTGTCCGGCGTCCTCAAGGACATCTTCCAGCAGGGACTCACGCTCGTCGTGATGCTCGGCGTCGTGTTCTATCAAAACTGGAAACTGGCCACGATCTCCCTGCTTGTGATTCCCTTCTCGATCTATACGATGACCAGCATGGGGCGGCGGCTGCGCAAGCTCGCAAGCTTCGGCCAGGAACGGATCGGGGACATGGCCTCGACGATTCAGGAGACCTTGGGGGCCATCCGCGTCGTCAAAGCCTTCAACCGGGAGCAGGTGGAGCGCGAGCGCTTTCGAACGCATAACCGGGCGGTGCTGGAAAACCTGATGAAATCCATCCAGGTGTCGTCCCTGGGCTCCTCGCACATGGAGGTGATCGGCGTGATCGGCATTGCCGGGATCATCTGGTACGGCGGGTTTCTGGTCATCCAGGGAGACATGACGCCGGGATCATTCTTCTCGTTCTTGACCGCCATGTTCATGGCCTATACCCCGATCCGCCGGCTCTCCGGAGCCAACAACACGATTCAACAGGCGGTCGCGGCGGCGGAGCGGGTGTTCATGGTATTGGATCTTGACGACGAGCACAAGGTGGATCGGGGCACGTTGACGCTGGAACCGGGCCCCCAGTCCATCGAGTTCCGACGGGTCACCTTTCGATATCCGGGCCATGCCATCGCCGCGCTGGAAGAGATCGACCTGCACGTGGCGGCCGGGGAGGTCGTGGCCCTGGTCGGAAGCAGCGGCAGCGGAAAAACCACCTTGATCAGCCTGGTGCCCCGTTTTTACGCCCCGACCTCCGGGACGGTCCTGATCAACGGACAGGACATCGCCTCCTATACGTTGCGATCGTTGAGGAGCCAGATCGGCATCGTCTCGCAGGAAGTGGTGCTGTTCGACGACACGATCCGCAACAACATCGCCTACAGCCGGGACGGAGCCTCCGAAGAAGAGGTGATGCGCGCGGCCCATGCCGCCCACGCCCATGAGTTCATCTCGAAGCTGCCGCAGGGGTATCAGACTATCGTCGGGGAACGAGGCCTCAAGCTGTCGGGAGGGGAGCGCCAGCGCCTGGCCATCGCCCGCGCGATCCTGAAGGACCCGCCCATTTTGATCCTGGACGAAGCCACGTCGGCCCTGGATTCAGAATCTGAACGAATGGTTCAATTGGCGCTCTCGAACCTCATGAAAAACAGGACGACGTTGGTCATCGCCCACCGGCTGTCGACGATCCAGAAGGCCGACCGGATCGTGGTCATGAGCCGGGGCCGGATCGTGGAATCGGGCACGCACGAGCAGCTTCTGGCCCATAACGGCACCTATCGCCGGTTGCACAGCATGCAATTCCAGGATGCCGACGTCATACGCTGA
- the lpxB gene encoding lipid-A-disaccharide synthase, with protein MSRLFIVTGEASGDAHGANLAKALRALRPDSELVGVGGHRMAEAGVELVTGLKRLDHMGLPGPSVLLGAYHNYRRLAGILNRTRFDAVVFIDHPGLNLRLARVAKAAGQRVVYYIAPQIWAWAPGRITLIRQVVDQMLVILPFEQALYQQAGVPCEFVGHPLLDQVAPSYNPLELRHRFGLEGGGPVIGLLPGSRESEIRSLLPILLEAATLILKQEPSARFVLAQAGSVSDELLASQLQGREVPVTVVKDQASEVMACADVLLVASGTATLQAAIVGTPMVLLYTTAWLTYWIVRLKILVQWIGLVNIVAGRSVVPELIQQEATPDRVSKEAMKLLRDPEAAMAMKEALREVRESLGKPGASSRAAEAILKVCRA; from the coding sequence ATGTCTCGACTCTTCATCGTGACAGGAGAAGCGTCCGGCGACGCGCACGGCGCGAATCTGGCCAAGGCCCTGCGCGCGTTGCGGCCCGATTCCGAATTGGTCGGGGTGGGCGGGCATCGCATGGCCGAGGCCGGCGTCGAGCTGGTCACGGGACTCAAGCGGCTGGACCATATGGGCCTGCCAGGACCTTCCGTGCTCCTCGGCGCCTACCACAACTACCGACGGCTTGCCGGCATCTTGAACAGGACCCGGTTCGACGCGGTCGTCTTCATCGACCATCCGGGATTGAATCTCCGGCTCGCCCGCGTCGCCAAGGCGGCGGGCCAGCGGGTGGTCTATTACATCGCGCCGCAGATCTGGGCCTGGGCGCCGGGCCGGATCACGCTGATTCGGCAGGTGGTCGATCAGATGCTGGTCATCCTGCCGTTCGAGCAGGCGCTGTATCAGCAGGCCGGTGTCCCCTGCGAATTCGTGGGCCATCCCTTGCTCGATCAGGTGGCGCCTTCATACAATCCACTGGAGCTCCGGCACCGGTTCGGCCTGGAGGGAGGAGGCCCGGTCATCGGCCTGCTGCCGGGAAGCCGCGAATCGGAGATTCGCTCGCTGTTGCCGATCCTGCTTGAAGCCGCGACCCTCATACTCAAACAGGAGCCGTCGGCCCGGTTCGTCCTGGCTCAAGCCGGGTCCGTTTCCGACGAGCTGCTGGCCTCGCAGCTTCAGGGTCGGGAGGTCCCGGTGACCGTGGTGAAGGATCAGGCGAGTGAAGTCATGGCCTGCGCGGACGTCCTCTTGGTGGCGTCCGGGACCGCGACGCTCCAGGCCGCGATCGTCGGGACCCCGATGGTGCTCCTCTATACGACCGCCTGGCTGACCTATTGGATCGTCCGGCTCAAGATTCTTGTACAATGGATCGGCCTGGTCAATATCGTGGCGGGCCGGAGCGTTGTGCCCGAGTTGATCCAACAGGAAGCGACCCCCGATCGTGTGAGCAAGGAGGCGATGAAGCTCTTGCGAGATCCGGAGGCGGCCATGGCGATGAAGGAGGCATTGCGCGAAGTTCGTGAATCCCTCGGCAAGCCCGGGGCCTCATCTCGCGCCGCCGAGGCGATTCTGAAGGTGTGTCGGGCATGA
- a CDS encoding Gfo/Idh/MocA family protein has translation MPKIRTGVIGVGHLGQHHARLYAALPESQLVGLFDADPERARLIAERHGGLVFSRLDELIDSVQAVSVAVPTTAHYEVTKRCLDRGRHVLVEKPIAARLAEARELVRLAAERGCILQVGHSERFNPVMLAARPHIDAPSFIECHRLSSFGERGTDVDVILDLMIHDLDMVLSFNPGPVEEVRAAGVPVLSSHVDIANARIQFGGGCVANLTSSRVSMNRMRRLRVFQRDRYVSVDYQTRHAVVYRRRTDQGAKPQLDMEQLVGSDEEPLKLQLQSFLASVMTGAPAAVSGEAGTAALALAYQVREAIDSFLRRQQQASPSGSASRGADA, from the coding sequence ATGCCAAAGATACGCACTGGAGTCATCGGGGTCGGGCATCTGGGACAGCACCATGCGCGGCTCTACGCCGCTCTCCCGGAGTCGCAACTGGTCGGCCTGTTCGATGCCGATCCGGAACGGGCGCGACTGATTGCGGAGCGTCACGGCGGCCTGGTTTTCTCCCGGCTGGATGAGCTGATCGACTCCGTCCAGGCGGTCAGCGTCGCGGTGCCCACCACCGCCCATTATGAGGTGACCAAACGCTGCCTCGACCGCGGCCGGCATGTCTTGGTCGAAAAGCCGATCGCGGCCCGCCTGGCAGAGGCCCGGGAGTTGGTACGGCTTGCGGCGGAGCGCGGCTGCATCCTGCAGGTCGGTCACAGCGAGCGGTTCAATCCTGTCATGCTCGCCGCGCGGCCCCACATCGATGCCCCGTCGTTCATCGAGTGTCACCGGCTCAGCTCCTTCGGAGAACGGGGCACCGATGTGGACGTCATCCTCGATCTCATGATTCACGACCTCGACATGGTCCTCTCTTTCAATCCCGGCCCGGTGGAAGAGGTGCGCGCCGCCGGCGTGCCGGTGCTGTCGTCCCATGTCGATATTGCGAATGCGCGCATTCAATTCGGCGGCGGGTGCGTGGCCAACCTCACGTCGAGCCGCGTCTCGATGAACCGCATGCGGCGCCTGCGCGTGTTTCAACGGGACCGGTATGTCTCGGTGGATTATCAGACCAGGCATGCGGTGGTGTACCGGCGGCGGACGGATCAGGGCGCGAAGCCCCAACTCGACATGGAACAGCTCGTCGGCTCCGATGAGGAACCGCTCAAGCTTCAATTGCAGTCGTTTCTCGCCTCCGTCATGACCGGCGCGCCGGCCGCCGTGTCCGGAGAGGCGGGCACCGCCGCGCTGGCCCTCGCCTATCAGGTCCGGGAGGCGATCGACTCGTTCTTGCGCCGTCAGCAGCAGGCATCTCCGTCCGGCAGCGCGTCGCGCGGAGCGGACGCGTAG
- a CDS encoding LpxI family protein has translation MSREAGSATEARRIGLIAGNGRFPVIFADNARRLGYQVYAVAHVGETEPELADHVDRIHWIKIGQLNKLVQALKSEGVTEAVMLGGVKKTHVFTTVRPDFRTLAMAARLAIWRDDDILREFAAELEREGIMIRESTFGLEGVLVEEGVLSSRKPTDKEWEDIRYGWEVARDIGRLDIGQCVVVKDRVVVAVEAVEGTDGAIRRGGELAAGGAVVVKRSKPQQDLRFDLPAVGPRTIEVMRSVKANVLALEAGRSVLLDRAEMLQAANRAGIAIVGLRGDVHR, from the coding sequence ATGAGCCGCGAGGCTGGGTCCGCGACCGAGGCGCGGCGCATCGGGTTGATCGCCGGCAACGGGCGCTTTCCGGTGATCTTCGCCGACAACGCCCGTCGGTTGGGCTATCAGGTCTACGCGGTCGCGCATGTCGGCGAAACGGAGCCGGAGCTGGCCGACCATGTCGATCGCATCCACTGGATCAAAATCGGCCAACTCAACAAGCTGGTTCAGGCGTTGAAGAGCGAGGGCGTGACGGAAGCGGTCATGCTCGGGGGAGTGAAGAAGACCCACGTCTTCACGACCGTGCGGCCGGACTTCCGCACGTTGGCCATGGCCGCCCGCCTGGCGATCTGGCGGGACGACGACATCCTGCGCGAGTTCGCCGCCGAGCTGGAGCGCGAAGGGATCATGATCCGGGAGTCCACCTTCGGCCTGGAAGGCGTGTTGGTGGAGGAGGGCGTCCTCTCCAGCCGGAAGCCGACCGACAAGGAATGGGAGGACATTCGATACGGTTGGGAGGTGGCGCGCGACATCGGCCGCCTCGACATCGGCCAATGCGTGGTGGTTAAGGACCGTGTTGTCGTGGCGGTGGAAGCCGTCGAGGGAACGGACGGGGCCATTCGACGGGGTGGCGAGCTGGCCGCGGGCGGGGCGGTGGTCGTCAAGCGAAGCAAGCCGCAGCAGGACCTGCGCTTCGACCTTCCGGCCGTGGGGCCGCGCACCATCGAGGTGATGCGGTCGGTCAAGGCGAACGTGTTGGCGCTCGAAGCGGGGCGCAGCGTGCTGTTGGACCGGGCAGAGATGCTCCAGGCGGCCAACCGCGCGGGTATCGCCATTGTGGGACTGCGCGGGGACGTTCATCGTTAA
- the lpxA gene encoding acyl-ACP--UDP-N-acetylglucosamine O-acyltransferase — MEIHPTAVVHPKAELADDVVIGPYCVVGEHVSIGRGTKLVSHVSVDGWTEIGERCHLYPFASVGGPPQHLHYKGEPTKVVIGNDNILREYVTVNRATVQGGGVTRLGHHNFLMAYVHVAHDCHLGNHLIMANCANLAGHITIGDHAIIGGLTGIHQFVRVGAYAMVGGCCGLTQDVAPFTRAAGGYRARMYGINYIGLKRQGFTNDQLAVLKRAYDLLFRSGHRLAESVKLARKEFANHKHVMEMTDFVDGTKRGLCASVGRDEETDE, encoded by the coding sequence GTGGAGATTCATCCAACGGCGGTTGTGCACCCGAAGGCCGAACTGGCGGACGATGTCGTCATCGGCCCCTATTGCGTCGTCGGCGAACATGTCAGCATCGGACGAGGCACGAAACTCGTGTCGCACGTGTCCGTGGACGGGTGGACGGAGATCGGCGAGCGATGCCACCTGTATCCGTTCGCCTCGGTCGGAGGCCCGCCCCAGCACCTCCACTACAAGGGGGAGCCCACCAAGGTGGTCATCGGCAACGATAATATCCTGCGGGAGTACGTGACCGTGAACCGCGCCACGGTGCAGGGCGGCGGGGTGACCAGGCTCGGACACCACAACTTCCTGATGGCCTACGTGCACGTGGCCCACGATTGCCATCTCGGCAATCACCTGATCATGGCGAACTGCGCCAATCTGGCCGGGCACATCACGATCGGCGATCATGCGATCATCGGCGGCTTGACCGGCATCCATCAATTCGTCCGCGTGGGGGCCTATGCGATGGTCGGAGGCTGTTGCGGCCTCACGCAGGATGTCGCCCCCTTCACGAGAGCGGCGGGCGGATACCGGGCCCGCATGTACGGCATCAACTACATCGGGCTCAAGCGGCAGGGGTTTACCAACGACCAACTGGCCGTGCTCAAGCGGGCCTATGATCTGCTGTTCCGGTCCGGCCACCGGTTGGCCGAATCCGTCAAGCTCGCGCGCAAGGAATTCGCGAACCACAAACACGTGATGGAGATGACGGACTTCGTGGACGGCACGAAGCGCGGGCTCTGCGCGTCCGTCGGGCGCGACGAAGAAACGGATGAGTGA
- the fabZ gene encoding 3-hydroxyacyl-ACP dehydratase FabZ — MPELDIGDILQLLPHRYPFLLVDRIREWESGQRIVGIKNVTANEPFFQGHFPGRPIMPGVLILEAMAQVGGVLAFKSAPATGKPVVYLTGVDQAKFRRPVIPGDQLRFEIDVIKRRQPFWKMQGRAFVETNLVCEAEITAMVTDEKAEDVNR; from the coding sequence ATGCCGGAGCTGGACATCGGTGACATCCTGCAGTTGTTGCCACATCGCTATCCATTCCTGCTGGTCGATCGGATCAGGGAATGGGAGTCGGGGCAGCGCATCGTCGGCATCAAAAACGTGACCGCCAACGAGCCCTTCTTCCAGGGCCATTTCCCAGGCCGCCCCATCATGCCGGGCGTTCTGATCCTGGAGGCCATGGCTCAGGTCGGCGGCGTGCTGGCCTTCAAGTCGGCGCCGGCGACGGGCAAGCCGGTCGTCTATTTGACGGGGGTCGATCAGGCCAAATTTCGGAGGCCGGTGATTCCCGGGGACCAGTTGCGGTTCGAGATTGACGTGATCAAGCGCCGCCAGCCGTTTTGGAAGATGCAGGGACGCGCGTTCGTGGAGACCAATCTCGTCTGTGAAGCGGAAATTACGGCGATGGTGACGGACGAAAAAGCGGAAGACGTGAATCGTTAA
- a CDS encoding OmpH family outer membrane protein, with product MTADQSSHGLVRRKWVAAGAGVLAVVGAMLCWTAGAMGAESFSVAVVNQQTVMDKSKTGQRAIEELKTFSATRQKIVSSDEEELKELEKVLQDGTLKDEQKQEKQNLFRAKLDAYQRRVQDFNREIQQKQKELFEQYSKKISEAALKVAQRRGFAAVLDTGTEASVKIVIYANRSVDITDEVIKEFDRQFKP from the coding sequence ATGACAGCGGACCAATCATCCCATGGGCTTGTTCGGCGGAAGTGGGTGGCGGCGGGAGCGGGCGTGCTCGCGGTCGTCGGGGCGATGCTGTGTTGGACGGCCGGCGCCATGGGGGCGGAGTCGTTTTCGGTCGCCGTCGTCAATCAGCAGACCGTCATGGATAAATCCAAGACCGGGCAGCGCGCGATCGAGGAGCTGAAGACCTTCTCCGCAACCAGACAGAAAATCGTCAGCTCGGACGAGGAGGAGCTCAAGGAATTGGAGAAAGTCCTGCAGGACGGAACCTTAAAGGACGAGCAGAAACAGGAGAAACAAAACCTCTTTCGCGCGAAGCTGGATGCGTACCAACGCCGCGTGCAGGATTTCAACCGGGAGATCCAGCAGAAGCAGAAAGAGCTGTTCGAGCAGTATTCGAAAAAGATCTCCGAGGCGGCGCTGAAAGTGGCGCAGCGCCGCGGGTTTGCCGCCGTCCTGGATACGGGCACGGAAGCCAGCGTGAAAATCGTCATTTACGCCAATCGGTCGGTCGATATCACGGATGAGGTCATCAAGGAGTTTGACCGTCAATTCAAGCCGTAG
- a CDS encoding OmpH family outer membrane protein encodes MTSRGGMRRLWPVGALLLLAGCAAAPAQSDLRIGVIDAQRVLNESNPGKKAKDTMATFTKNRQALIELEERELRRMEEDFVKQGSVLSANAKREREEQFRRRMAEYQQKAAELNREVQEKQKEVLDGFHEKMERVVSNLAKQLNLLLVLERGRGGPTVYSDSTLDLSNRVIDELNKE; translated from the coding sequence ATGACGTCTCGAGGCGGAATGCGGCGGCTGTGGCCGGTCGGAGCCCTCTTGTTGTTGGCCGGGTGCGCGGCGGCGCCCGCGCAGTCGGACCTGCGCATCGGCGTGATCGATGCGCAACGGGTACTCAACGAGAGCAATCCCGGCAAGAAAGCCAAAGACACCATGGCGACCTTCACCAAGAACCGGCAGGCGCTCATTGAGCTGGAAGAGCGGGAACTCCGGCGCATGGAGGAGGACTTCGTCAAGCAGGGGAGCGTCCTCAGCGCCAACGCCAAGCGCGAGCGCGAAGAGCAGTTCCGGCGCCGGATGGCCGAGTACCAGCAGAAGGCCGCGGAGTTGAATCGCGAAGTGCAGGAGAAACAGAAGGAAGTGCTGGACGGGTTTCACGAGAAGATGGAGCGCGTGGTCTCGAACCTGGCGAAGCAGTTGAACCTCCTGCTGGTGCTGGAACGGGGCCGCGGAGGGCCGACGGTCTACAGCGACAGCACGTTGGATCTCTCCAATCGGGTGATCGACGAATTGAACAAGGAATAG
- the bamA gene encoding outer membrane protein assembly factor BamA, whose product MIRARLALLWIGLIGLLMAGLAVVAAAQEAVQKVTSVVIRGNSRIETSAIQGRLTLKAGDPYTPDAVRKQMRLLYETGFFEDVQSEVEAVPDGMAVSFIVKEKPFITEILFDGNEELSEDKLKEKITIRGQTFLDPQLVKESAEKIRGAYQEDGYYNVEVVPIIQTLDEDRKRLTFYIREGERARIKTVNFEGMKSVTKKELLSVMATREWVPWYALLTRFTIPSVFSDAGLLKREEVPNDLERIREVYMNKGYLNMQVGLPTIELTEDRKWFIVTFAIVEGEPFTVSQVGFRGNTVFEEPELREGMKIYEGEIFQRAKIRDEVTRLTDKYGAKGYAFTDVNPNVTPNQDDKTASIIFNIKEGELTRIRQIRISGNDKTRDNVIRRELRVNESDVIDTVSLKRSFQRLNNLNFFETVEILPKQVESDKVDLDVKVKEKSTGMFSIGGGFSTLDKLVAVADITEGNLGGYGYLGRIRGQLGQRRSLGLISFRNPYVNDSLTSMQLDIYSTFTNYLTYFEEKQGVSGTFGRWFSEYIFGSITPFAEQLNYRDATIDAPEFITQQLGRQTTTGFRTLLSRDTRDYYLDPRTGLRTAVGFDLGTPYLGGSNDFYKYYFDVIKYTPLFFDTRFAVRGRYGVVEGRHGKPIPLTERFFVGGINTMRGFVFGRAGPVTPSGSLLGAAKELIFNFDFIFPISTEAKLNGVIFFDYGKGFDENEPVNFNLRSSAGLEVRWISPFGPLRAAYGINLDPNPNERKGVFEFTVGSLF is encoded by the coding sequence GTGATTCGCGCACGTCTTGCCTTGCTTTGGATAGGGCTGATCGGGCTGTTGATGGCGGGTCTCGCGGTCGTGGCGGCCGCGCAGGAGGCCGTCCAGAAGGTCACGTCCGTCGTCATTCGAGGCAACAGCCGGATTGAAACGTCGGCCATCCAGGGCCGCCTGACGCTCAAGGCCGGGGATCCTTACACGCCCGACGCGGTGCGGAAGCAGATGCGTCTGCTTTATGAGACCGGCTTCTTCGAGGACGTCCAATCGGAAGTCGAAGCGGTGCCGGACGGCATGGCGGTGTCCTTCATCGTCAAGGAGAAGCCCTTCATCACGGAGATCCTGTTCGACGGCAACGAGGAACTCAGCGAGGACAAGCTCAAGGAGAAAATCACCATCCGCGGCCAGACCTTTCTTGATCCGCAACTGGTCAAGGAAAGCGCGGAGAAGATCCGAGGCGCCTATCAGGAGGACGGATATTACAACGTCGAGGTCGTGCCGATCATTCAGACGCTGGATGAGGACCGCAAGCGGCTGACTTTCTATATCCGCGAAGGCGAGCGCGCCCGGATCAAGACCGTGAATTTCGAGGGGATGAAGTCGGTCACGAAGAAGGAGCTGTTGTCCGTCATGGCGACCCGGGAATGGGTGCCGTGGTATGCGCTCTTGACCCGGTTCACGATTCCCTCGGTGTTCTCCGACGCCGGCCTGCTCAAACGGGAGGAAGTGCCGAACGATCTCGAGCGGATCCGGGAAGTCTATATGAACAAGGGCTACCTCAATATGCAGGTGGGGTTGCCGACGATCGAATTGACGGAGGACCGAAAGTGGTTCATCGTGACCTTCGCCATTGTCGAAGGGGAGCCGTTCACCGTCAGCCAGGTGGGCTTCCGCGGCAACACGGTGTTCGAGGAGCCGGAGCTCCGCGAGGGCATGAAGATCTACGAAGGCGAGATCTTTCAGCGCGCCAAGATCCGCGACGAGGTCACCCGCTTGACGGACAAATACGGCGCCAAGGGCTACGCGTTCACCGACGTGAATCCGAACGTAACGCCCAACCAGGACGACAAGACCGCCTCCATCATTTTCAACATCAAGGAGGGCGAGCTTACCCGCATCCGGCAGATCCGAATCTCGGGCAACGACAAGACGCGGGACAACGTCATCCGGCGGGAATTGCGCGTGAACGAGTCCGACGTGATCGACACCGTGTCCTTGAAACGGAGCTTCCAGCGGCTGAACAATTTGAATTTCTTCGAAACCGTCGAAATTCTCCCCAAACAGGTGGAGAGCGACAAGGTCGATCTGGACGTCAAGGTCAAGGAAAAATCCACCGGCATGTTCAGCATCGGCGGCGGCTTCAGCACGTTGGACAAGCTGGTGGCGGTCGCCGACATTACGGAGGGCAACCTGGGCGGGTATGGCTATTTGGGCCGGATCCGGGGACAGCTCGGCCAGCGCCGAAGCCTCGGCTTGATCAGCTTCCGCAACCCCTACGTCAACGATTCGCTCACGTCGATGCAGCTCGACATCTACAGCACGTTTACGAATTATCTGACGTACTTCGAGGAAAAGCAGGGGGTGAGCGGGACGTTCGGCCGGTGGTTCTCCGAGTATATCTTCGGGAGCATCACGCCGTTCGCCGAGCAGCTCAACTACCGGGACGCGACCATCGACGCGCCCGAGTTCATCACCCAGCAGCTTGGACGGCAGACCACGACGGGTTTTCGAACGCTCCTGTCGCGGGACACGCGGGATTACTATCTGGACCCTCGGACGGGTCTCCGGACGGCCGTGGGATTCGACCTCGGTACCCCCTATCTCGGCGGGTCCAACGATTTTTACAAATACTATTTCGACGTCATCAAATATACCCCGCTGTTCTTCGACACGCGGTTCGCCGTGCGTGGACGGTATGGAGTGGTCGAAGGACGGCACGGGAAGCCGATCCCGCTGACCGAGCGGTTTTTCGTCGGCGGCATCAACACCATGCGCGGATTCGTCTTCGGCCGGGCGGGACCGGTGACGCCGAGCGGCTCCCTGCTCGGCGCGGCGAAGGAGCTCATCTTCAACTTCGACTTCATCTTCCCGATCTCGACCGAGGCCAAGCTGAACGGCGTGATCTTCTTCGATTACGGAAAGGGGTTCGATGAGAATGAGCCGGTCAATTTCAATTTGCGGAGTTCGGCCGGGTTGGAAGTCCGGTGGATTTCTCCCTTCGGTCCCCTCCGGGCGGCCTACGGGATCAATTTGGACCCCAACCCGAACGAGCGGAAGGGCGTGTTCGAATTTACGGTCGGATCGTTGTTCTAG